Sequence from the Argentina anserina chromosome 7, drPotAnse1.1, whole genome shotgun sequence genome:
TACTTGATCGACAAGGCTTTCATCatcatggtggtgatggaaagTGGAAGCTTACCAAGGGATCTCTTGTAGTTGCCAAAGGAAAAATGTGTTGCACACTCTACAAGACTTATGAAAAGATATGCAAGAGTGAGTTGAATGCAGTTGAGGAATCTTCTCCAAGTTTGTGGCATAGACGTCTTGGCCACATAAGTGAGAAAGGACTGCAATTGTTGGCAAAGAAGTCACTAATTCATGTTACCAAAGGTAACTCACTAGACtcttgtgattattgtttatatggcaagcataagaaaattagtttttcaaagactttcactaggaaagaaaatattctAGATCTTGTACATTCAGATGTGTGTGGCCCGATAGAAGAATAATCATTAGGTATGCATAAgtattttgttacttatatCGATGATGCTTCACGAAAGGTTTGGGTGTATTTGTTGAAATCCAAAGACCAGGTGTTCCAGACATTTACAATTTTCCACACTATGGTGGAAAGGGAGACTGGAAGAAAATTGAAGTGTCTTCGTAGTGATAATGGCGGAGAGTACATAGCGCACGAATTTAGAGATTATTGTGCAAAGCATGGCATCAGACATGAGAAGACAGTTCCTGGCACCCCTCAACATAATGGCGTAGCAGAGCGGATGAATCGTACAATTATGGAGAAAGTCAGATGCATGTTGAAGATggcaaaattatcaaaagaatTTTGGGGAGAAGCTGTGAAGACTGCGTGCTACCTAATCAACAGAGCACCGTGtgtacctttggaatttaagacTCCAAATGAAGTTTGGACCGGGAAAGATGCATCCTACTCACATTTAAGAGTATTTGGATGTAAAGCATTCGCACTTGTATCCAAGGAGCATAGGAAAAAGCTGGATGACAAGGCGACACCATGCATATTTGTCGGCTATGGTGAAGAAGAGTTTGGCTACCGGTTGTGGAATCCAAAGACGGAGAAATTCATAAGAAGCAGAGATGTGGTGTTCCATGAAGACTAATCTATTGCAGATTTCGACAAAGAGGTACTACCAAATGCAACAAGTGATAGTCGCATTTATGATTCACCATTGCAGCATGAATACAACGTTGGGCTGCAAGGTGATAGAGTTGAAAATGTACCTGACACGGGAGATGCTGAAGTCGAAGATGAAGGGGAGTTTGATCAGGGGGAGCAACATGTGAATAATCAAGTAGCTGTTCGTAGAAGCACCAGGAGGCAAATTCCATCCACCAAGTatccatcatctcaatatattttggtgactAATGATGGAGATGATCCTTATGCAAATTACATCCTTTTGACCAGTGACGGAGAGCCTGAAAGTTACATGGAAGCAAAGATTCATCAAGACCACGACAAATGGAGGCTAGCCATGGAGTCTGAGATGGAGTCTTTACTAAAGAACGGCACCTATGAGTTGATGAAGCTTCCTAAAGGCCGAAAAGCACTCAAGAACAAGTGGGTGTTCAAGTTAAAGCGAGATGAGAATGAGAAACTGACAAAATTCAAGGCTCGCTTAGTTGTCAAAGGATTCAGCCAGAAAGAAggaattgattttgatgagattttctcaCCTGTTGTCAAGATGACTTCGATTAGAGTCATTTTGGGCATGGCTGCGAGCATGGATCTAGAGGTGGAGCAGATGGACGTGAAGactgcatttcttcatggtgatttagatgaagaaatatatatggagCAACCAGAAGGCTTTGAAGTCAATGGAAAggagcatatggtttgcaaGTTGAAGAAAAGCCTGTACGGATTAAAGCAAGCACCAAGACAATGGTATAAGAAGTTTGACTCTTTCATGGTGAGTCATGGGTGCAAAAGAACGTCAGCAGATCCGTGTGTTTATATTCAACAACCCGCTGGAGGTAATTTTATCATCTTACTACTTTATGTAGATGATATGTTAATTGTTGGCAAAGATATTGCTATGATTCAGCAGTTAAAGGCAGATTTATCAAAGTCCTTTGATATGAAGGATTTGGGACCAGCCAAGCAGATTTTGGGCATGGAGATTGCCCGTGATCGTGGGAACAAGAAATTGTGGTTATCACAAGAAAAGTACATTGAGAAGGTACTATAGCGTTTCCACATGGAGAAAGCAAAACCAGTTGCTACTCCACTTGCTAGTCACATGAAGCTCAGCTCAAAGCAGAGTCCTACGAGtcagaaggaggaggaagaaatggcAACAATGCCATATGCCTCAGCAGTAGGGAGCTTGATGTACGCGATGGTTTGTACTAGACCAGACATAACACATGCAGTTGGTGTTGTTAGCAGATTCTTATCTAATCCAGGCAAGGAGCACTGGAATGCTGTCAAGTGGATTCTGAGATACTTGCGATGAACCTCAAAGATGAGTCTATGCTTTGGAAGTAGCAAGTCTGAACTAGTTGGCTACACAGATGCAGATATGGCCGGGGATATTGACACGAGAAAGTCCACATCCGGATACCTGATCACGTTTTCAGGGGGAGCTGTCTCGTGGCAGTCAAAGCTACAAAAATGTGTTGCTTTGTCAACTACAGAAGCAGAGTATATTGCAGCTACGGAAGCGTGCAAAGATATTTTGTGGTTAAAGAGATTCCTACAGGAATTGGGTCATacacaacaagagtttgtcTTGCATTGTGACAGTCAAAGCGCgattcacttgagcaagaattCGAGTTTTCACTCGAGGTCAAAACACATTGATGTGAGGTATCACTGGATACGTGATGTGCTGGAAGCTAAGGAAATGCTGCTGAAGAAAATTCATACAGACAAGAACAGTTCAGATATGATGACGAAGTCTCTACCGAAGGAGAAGTTCGAGTTCTGCAGAAGCGCGTCTGGAATGGCGCATCCCTCCATCTAAGTCGGGAGGGGGAGATTGATAGGGTCAATCCCTCCTTAATGAAGGTgtgaaaactatgtgatgttcacatgagtaaatcaagcacacctattgttttggtgacccattaattggtggagttggttttgttgaaacttggagcaacctttgttgaaggtaagaaacaaatctacaaccttatggtggtaggtggttgatttgtttgacaaagaaagaagaatgcattgatgagcatgccaacattgagcatgaatcaaggaagaagattgactttgcttccatgcatgttacatgcaaatgcatgaattgcacaaagatgtttgcctatataaaggcatgagaagtggtgcaataaacatagaagaacaataagtgagagatcatcttgtgtgtgatcaagagtgagagatagagagaaaactccaagtagagagttttgtgtgtgtagcaaaataaagtgtgtgagagtgtatcccttcaagtgtgagtcttgaagtagtgtttctctcGGTGTAACCTTTTTTCGTATAGTGGAGGTTCTTTATTGTTGCTACCCGTGGACGTAGGCACTTTGCCGAACCACGTTAAATCCCGgtgttctctttcattttattttcgcttgtggttgtgagttatttcGATTTCCATTCTTCAGTTCATTCTTCCGCATTCCCTATCATATGGGAACCAAAACTCTGTTCAGATTGAAACATGTAGACATGTAATTCTAGCTAGCTCACATGGTCATTAGTTTTCTTACCCATTTCAGAACAATCTCGTCCTAACCCaaacaaaaaatcaataaGTTTACATTTCTAACTTAATGCCCTGAAAATCTACGAAGGACTACAAGAACATAGATATATCTACGGATCTACACCGATTTGTTAAAAGCATTAATGCAATACCCCAATAGATCATTTAAATCAGTTAAATGGAATCAGGTATCACTTGGGAAGgtcaaaataattttacaggGTGTGGTAGTAAAAGATATGCCGATAGCCGAAACAAGGGTTTAGTTCCATTAAAAGTGGGCCTAGGTGAATTTGAGCCCACTTCATAATTAAGCCTCAATTGTGGCTAGCGTTGGACCTCCCTCTGTCAAGTGGCGCAATGAATACACAACTTTACGTAGCTCTTTACCGTCGTATCGTACAGCCTTGAATGGAAAGTTATGTACAAGTTTGcttatttcaattaaaaaaaattgcttaTACGACACAAATACATACTAACTCGTTACTCGTAGATTCAAATACGGGACGGACTGAAAAAGAGTTATGGAGTCCAGATTATATTGAAAAATCAGAATGGAACACCAAACTTCAATGGAAGTCTCTGCAAAATATAGGAGTTTCCAACTGTTTAAAACATAGCAATATTAATAACTATGTGCTTCCATAAAGGTGAATTAGAAGAATGATCAATCTTTTTCACCTTAATTTCCATGTTTTGTAACACAAACTAATAAAAGAAATATCAAACTTGCTATTAGAGTATATATGAACATCATAGCAATCTGAATTGTTCTACAATGACAACATTCAAAGTAAATTCCAATAATATATGATATTCGTTAATACTCAATACAAGTTACACTAACACGAAAATCAaagataaaatttattaatctCTCATCACATGATTTTTCATGCGACCTAACGCGACATCAAATACGTTATAGtacataaataataatttagttaCTCTCTACACAGTCAAGTCATTAATAATGAATCCGTACTTGACCATTGCTAGAGAAATCAATCTTACATTTCTGGACAATAGACAATCCAGCAAATCCCAAATACACCCATAGTCTGTTGGACTCATTGAGGCTGGTCAAAAGAAAAGGACAGTAAATAGAAGAAAGAGGGAGGCAGTAAGAAGTTCTCCATGTCCAGAACCTCCATTGtccatatataaatttattcatTATACATATCGATCGGGCTTTTGCTACATTGCAACTCCTCTGGTTTTCTCCAAGACTTTCTTCACGTATTTTTCTTCAACTCTGTTCTCACTGCATGCTTTGAAATCCTACCCAAATCACCACCTATCGtatatacacacatatatTGATGCATATAATACCACAAATGTTTACAACAAAGTTACATACTTGCATATCTTTAATCCCTTTTAAGCCAAACCTTAttgttctatatataaaaCTCTGTGCatgttcatcatcatctgtCTTTTGCTTTCTGCAGATTTGGGGTTTGTGATTGATGGGTTCCCAGTGAATTTGTGTTGGGAATCTTTGTATTCCTGGTGGGTCTTTGTAGCTGAGGCTTGACTTGGCCGAGTTTGCTTCCTTTTGAGGTTTGGAATGGGGCCCATTAGAGGaatgaagaggaggaggaagacaGAGCCGAAGAAGCTTGATCAGAATGTGCTTGCTGCTGCTCAACTGAGCCCTCAGCCTCAGCCACTGGATTGGTGGGACGAGTTTCGACAACAAATTACTGGTAAGAAATATTTATCTTCTGGTTTGTGTTTAGCGTCTGAGTTTTACTTCCCTGTTATGGCTTAATCTGTGTTATTCGGTTATCAGCTGACACTTTGGTATATGCATTGGTTGTGGCTCTGAGACGAGATATCTATGTAGATTTTATCCgcaatcaaatatatatttagatgtTTATGAGAGTGTTGGATACAATTTTAAGACTTGGGTCTAATGCAGCTTTCAAGAATTGAAATTTACTTGCTGATGTTTGTTGTCAGTAACTACTTGTGAAAAATGGATTGTAGGAATATGTTTTTACAATCTTGAAGTTCTTAACTTTATCTTGAGTAGTGCTATCTAGCTTTTGTTTCCTGGACCATTTGATACTGCTCAGAATTTCTTAATGTAGATTATATGAGGCTGTGCTtctggtttttattttgtcagGTGAAATGTAACGACACTGGCAAATCCTGTTTTCATGTATCAGATTGATATTTATATGTCTACGGACGAACTACTGAGCTTTCTTAACTGGCTATTGATCTATCATTCTAAAAGtcggatttcttttcttcattaggagatttataatatatatctttCTTTGTTACAGTGTTCATGGAAGAACAAATAGTCTGCTCTCAGTTATTAGTTACTTTATAGGCTTTTAACTCAAATGATGAATGCTCTTATTGATAAAGGATTGAGGTACACATTCACTTAATGGTTTATGCATTCTTCTTCACTTTTTCTTGCATACTTTCTCGAAAAATTGCTTGATCATACCTGGTCTCTGGGTGCTTTTTGTAGTTTGTACATTGTTATTATTGTAATTGCAACAGATTAATGTTAGAATCAGGGACTAGTAACTGAAAGAGTAGGCGTTGAAGATATCATTCCAAGTTTTGAGAGATTATATTAGCATATTACTAGTATATTTATCATTTATATGGCCATCATTATTCCAGACTTGCAGCATAATGACAGAACATGGAACTTATCAATCAggcactaattttttttttttggtttgagtCAGTTGTAAAGATTAGAAACTTCATTTTTCGGGTTAAACAGTATCTACTCAGATTCTGTTGATCCAAATCACAAAATGTCTATTGTTTTTATGATCCTTGATGGCATACCTGCTATTGACTTAAGGGCTGCAAGAACCCTGCTACTTGGCATctcctttttcttctaattGATTTCTAGCACTCCTGGACAGTGTCTTAGTTGCTTTCTTCCAGTTAGGTTTAAGACATAGGCTCAAGCTGCTTAACCAACCACTTATTTAGATGCTTTCAACTCCCAAAATGGGTACTATGTACTGACCTTTTTTTCTAGATTGTGAGGAGTGCAGATGTTTTTCTTTGCAATCAGGCTTTGTTTGGTTAATTAATTGTTGTTTTTGACCTTTTGCCCTTGCTTCTATAATTTTATTGGGGCTGTGATGTTCTTTCAAAAATTAGATTTAGATGTTACTGGGCATATAGAAGTTGATCTCGTATGAGACATAAACATAGCATACATCTTAGTTTCATCTTGTTACTAACTCAATCTCATTGTGGAAAACGTTTTCAAAGATGATCATTAGTGAAAAAACTTTTACTCATTGAACTTCTCTATAATTTCCACATTAGCTTCTCTATTGTCACTTTTGCCTGATCAGGGGGTAGGACCAAGTCTAAGTACTAAATACTGAGCTCACACAAACTCATCTTCTTTCTAACCATATGTGAGAAAAAGtattcaaaatgagtatcaaTTTCCTTATTCGGAATTTCGGATTAGAATAATGATTGTAAGCACAACATCTAGTAAAGGATATCTGTACTAGTCAAGGAAATGAttggtttttactttttagtaATGTAGCAATCATAATTTTCATAATTCTTTCTATGACAGATGACTTTTGTTGGATGAGAATGAAACAGTTCTTGTtacatatggttttggttttaataAAACCATAGATGCAATTATGACTTAAATGGCAAGAAGATGAACTAGTTCATCTTAggtttttgtttctgttcTGATTACAGTATACGCTTTTATAAATAGAATGTTCTTTTTGAGTTTtatgaatttaattaaacTGTCCTAATTACTACAGCTAATTTGAAGGTTCTACTATGAATGTTGATTAATTCATAGAAAAGTTCCTGAAACACAACTTGACAAATGTATTATATTTTGTGCTTTCCAGGGCCTCTATCGGAATCAGTATCCAGTGATGCAATGAAATTTGAATCTGTCTTCAAAATCTCGAGAAGGACATTCAACTACATTTGTTCACTTGTAAAGGAACATATGGGGAATAGGAACTTCAGTACCAAAAATGGCAAGCGTTTGTCTCTGCCGGACCAAGTTGCTGTTGCTCTTCGGAGGCTTAGCTCTGGTGAATCACTAACGCACGTTGGTGACTCCTTTGGGATGACCCAAACTACTGTTGCTCAGGTAACCTGGCGATTTGTGGAAGTCATGGAAGAGAGAGGGCTCCACCATCTTTGTTGGCCTAAAGAGCAAGGTGAAATGGAAGAGATAAAGTCCAAGTTTGAAAGAATTCGTGGCCTTCCGAATTGCTGTGGTGCAATTGACATCACTCACATCATGATGACTCTGCCTGCAGCTGACTCGTCACATATCTGGCTCAATGATGAGAAAAATTGCAGCATGACCTTGCAGGCAGTTGTAGACCCTGGAATGAGATTCCGTAACATAGTTACTGGATGGCCAGGAAGTCTGAGTGATGACATTGTCCTCCGAAGCTCAGGTTTCTTCAAACTTTGTGAAGAAGGAATTTGTTTAAATGGGCAGAAAATGGTGCTGACTGAAGGAACAGAAGTAAGAGAATACATAGTAGGAGATTCTGGTTTTCCACTTTTGGAATGGCTTATGACTCCATACCAGGGAATAAAACTCTCAGATGATAAGTCTGAGTTTAACAAGAGACTTTGTGCAACCCAAATGGTGGCAAGGAGAGCATTTGTGAGGCTGAAACAGATGTGGAAACTAATTCAAGGAGCACTGTGGTTGCCTGATAAGAATAAGCTGCCACGAATTGTTCTCGTCTGCTGCATTCTGCATAACATAGTCATTGATATGGAGGATCAGATGCAGGATGAAATGCCTTTATCGAATCACCATGATTCCAATTACAACCACCAGAGTTGTGAATTTGCTGACAAGGCTGGCTCTCTTCTGAGAGATAAACTTTCTCTATACTTTTCTGGACAATTGCCATGACAAGAGTCTTATTTCTTTTGCCAGATGAATCActggattatatatgttaatggACTATTGAGTCCTTGCTAATTGAGCTTAGGATAAGagtaattctgaaaataaattttgattCCAAATAATTATATCTCTATTACATTTGTTTTGCATAAATTCTATCTCTTCTGTGAATACAATTTACTGGCATATATGGTCAGAACCCAGAAGTAGCTTCCGGACAAATTCAGGAGAGGATAACCCCACCACTATGTGTTACCATGGATCAACTTATTTTCTCTTCAGTCTTAACGGTGGAAATGCAGATCCTCATAAAGGGAACATCACTTCCAGTGTTCCACAGCAGCAAGTGAAATCATTTTCTGGTCTTAAAATATGTAGGAATTTAAGACTCATTAGAAAATGCAAGAATAAGCTCAGAGTAACGCAATCTGGCACTGCAGCACATAATTAAAGCAAATGACATCCAACTGATCATAAATAATCGCTATGGAAGGTAATACCTGCTATTAATTTCATATGATCTTATACTGAACCTTCTGTTCGTACAGTTGGTCATTTCTCAGCAAATAAGAAGTAAAAGACAATAAACGgcaatttatattttatagtGAAAGTACACACCAAATGATCAACACATTTACCACAACCCATTGCAGCCATCGCATTGCTCACAAATAAGGTTACGATACGTTTATTGCATATTATTATAAAGTCATAAATGTACATGAatacatatgtatatgtataacaCTGCCAACTCGACCACAATGTCTATACATATAAACACTGTCACACCACACAAGATCAAGAGCAACCGCCATTAATTTCATGTATACATGGAGTCGCATTATTCATTATTTAGTTTCCCGCTCTCTATGGTGGCGCATTCTTCATTATTTTAGTATCGCTATTTATTATTGAAGAACACATATGAGCATTCAACTGATCATCCCAATCAGTTGATAATACCCATATATGATTATCAATAATATTTAGAAAGCCCTGAATGGATCTTACAGTTGGCTTGCCAAAAGGTTCTTGAGACCTTCGGAAATAGCAACTTCCAGTAGCATTGTAAAATTCTCCAGTACCTGCTATTGGTACCTACCTAGCCTCAGCGCTGGCATGGCTTTTTGGTTCCATAGTCCTACCAGCGTAAATCTGCCTTTGTAGCGATAACCCGAGTCAGCTCTCACATTCCCAACACTTAATAAACCATAAATTACATTTCGTAATTCTGTTACCAGTCGGATGCCTCGTAATGTGGCTTTTACTGTAGACTAATTCGGGTCTGGGCGTGCTTATAATTTACCAGAGTTGCATAAAACTATTTCGGTGGTATTCACAACCAGGATGAATCCTTTGAGGTGTGTAGTCTTTTGTTTTCCATGGCCAGAACATGCAGCTTCAGTTGAAAATGCAAacatggacaaaagcaacaacaAAAGATATGTTGTGAGCTTTGGTGTCAAGCTAAAAGCCATTTGACAAACCAACCGGTATAGACGACAGATTGATATCAATATGAGTTTTGTAATGTGGTACTTCGATAGGGTCTTGCATGGTTCCTATTTATAACCACATTAGCATAGAGCGGAAGATGATGGACTAAACAAAGTAGTTTAAGCATCACATCATAGACCACGACTCCCTAAATAAAAACAGTGTAAAATGCATGCAAAGAGCAATACAAGCAAGaggttttcacttttcagtATTGAGGAGTTTCTAGTTTAGGCGTTTTACATTTTTGTTGGAACAAACCTATATTTGTCGAGTGTTTCTGTCGAGCTTAATTGCCTTTTTTCATATCCATAACTTTCACTCCTTGTCTAATTAACCAGTCTTGCAAAACTTGGTAtatcaaaattaaattcataAATTCAACGTAAATATCATCTTGTTACTAACTCAATTTCGTTGGGATCACTTTTAATTTGCAAAGGATGATGATCTTTAATGAGTGAAAAAACTTGAACTTATTGCACTTCTCTGTACTTTCCACATCTCTGGGCAGAGATCAATAGTGCATTAGTGCTGAGTAACAAGTACTGCGCGCGAACTATCAAATTTGAGAGTGAGTATATTTAACCATATGTGAGGAAGTTATCTAAAATTAGCATCGATCAGTTGGATTAAATTTATGATTACAAACATATCTTCTTTTAGGAATTCAGTACCATTCAAGGAAGGATTGGCTTTTATTAGGTAGCATTATAGCAATCAAACTTTTCGTAAAACTTGCTTCGACAAATGACGTACTTTTGTTGGCTGAGAATGAAAAAGCTTCTGTCATATGGTTTTAGTTTGATGAAATCATAGACATTTCTTTCGACTTAAATGGCGATTAGTGAAGTGTTGAACCATACTAAGAGATAAACTCTCTCCAGGACAATTACTTACCATGACTACCCAGATGAATCGTTGGATAGCTAGGAGAAGAATAATACTGGAACATAGATTTGGATTCCAAATAGTTTCCATCTCATTTCGAAATTCCTGTCTCTTCTGTAACCGAATTTACTGGCACGTATGGTCAGAATTAGGGAAGATGTCTCCAGAAGTAGCTTCTCCACTTACAGTGACCAGGGATCAACTTGCCCTCTCTTTGGTCTTTTAGCTCTTAACCACAGAAACGAAATGAAGGGGGCATCACTTTCACAGCAGCAAGTGATTTCATTTCTTGTCTTACAGAATGCACGAATAAGCTCAAGAGTATTGCGATCTGCCACTGCCGCACATACATCACTATTCTTACGTGTGGTGATGGTAACACAAGTGCACACATACACCAGACCCAAATAATAACGTGTAAGTTGGCAA
This genomic interval carries:
- the LOC126802730 gene encoding protein ALP1-like; amino-acid sequence: MGPIRGMKRRRKTEPKKLDQNVLAAAQLSPQPQPLDWWDEFRQQITGPLSESVSSDAMKFESVFKISRRTFNYICSLVKEHMGNRNFSTKNGKRLSLPDQVAVALRRLSSGESLTHVGDSFGMTQTTVAQVTWRFVEVMEERGLHHLCWPKEQGEMEEIKSKFERIRGLPNCCGAIDITHIMMTLPAADSSHIWLNDEKNCSMTLQAVVDPGMRFRNIVTGWPGSLSDDIVLRSSGFFKLCEEGICLNGQKMVLTEGTEVREYIVGDSGFPLLEWLMTPYQGIKLSDDKSEFNKRLCATQMVARRAFVRLKQMWKLIQGALWLPDKNKLPRIVLVCCILHNIVIDMEDQMQDEMPLSNHHDSNYNHQSCEFADKAGSLLRDKLSLYFSGQLP